From one Nonomuraea polychroma genomic stretch:
- a CDS encoding terpene synthase family protein — protein sequence MSQPFELPDFYLPYPARLNPHLDVARVHSTQWARDRGMLEGSGVWEEADLDAHDYPLMCAYTHPDCGAGELCLITDWYVWVFFFDDHFLEVFKRTGDLKGGKAYLARLARFMPMGADLTMPAPENPVEAGLADLWVRTVPGMSPDWRTRFAESTRNLLDESLWELANINKGRIANPVEYIEMRRKVGGAPWSAGLVEHAVGAEVPARIAATRPMRVLRDAFADAVHLRNDLFSYQREVGDEGELSNGVLVLETFLGCTTQEAANAVNDLLTSRMQQFEHTALGELGPMFAEHAIDPLTAAGVLAYVKGLQDWQSGGHEWHLRSSRYMNQRARTGRPLGMSSIVDLLGAKRVRNFTHVPYRRVGPSQIPDLYVPFPLRLSPHLDAARRHTVAWCREMGMLEAQPGVVGSAVWDEQKLIDFDFPLCAAGLHPDATQEGLDLASFWLSWGTYGDDYFPAVFGRSGNLAAAKIAVDRLSAFMPLDDSPAPPPASAMERGLADVWRRTAGPMPLAARRRLREDVEKMCTAWLWELAGELAHHVPDPVDYMEMRRLTFGAEFTMDLCRLRHTKGIPEELHASGPMRALENAMMDCGLLVNDVFSYQKEIEFDGEVHNCILVVQSFFDCDYSTALAVVNDLLTSRMRQFQHIVEHELPIVCDEFDLDAEGRRELDAFVDELRNLVTGILHWHRHCARYDEPSLLRHRQPAPWRLGGPNGLGTSAATAFAGR from the coding sequence ATGAGCCAGCCGTTCGAACTGCCGGACTTCTACCTGCCGTATCCGGCGCGGCTCAATCCACATCTGGACGTGGCCCGCGTGCACTCGACGCAGTGGGCCCGTGACAGGGGCATGCTCGAAGGCTCGGGCGTCTGGGAGGAGGCCGATCTGGACGCCCACGACTATCCGCTGATGTGCGCCTACACCCATCCCGACTGCGGCGCCGGCGAGTTGTGCCTGATCACCGACTGGTACGTGTGGGTCTTCTTCTTCGACGACCACTTCCTGGAGGTGTTCAAACGTACGGGGGACCTGAAGGGCGGCAAGGCGTACCTCGCGAGGCTCGCCCGGTTCATGCCCATGGGCGCTGACCTGACCATGCCGGCTCCGGAGAACCCGGTCGAGGCGGGTCTCGCCGACCTGTGGGTGCGCACGGTGCCCGGCATGTCGCCGGACTGGCGGACCCGCTTCGCCGAGAGTACGAGAAACCTGCTCGACGAGTCGCTCTGGGAGCTGGCCAACATCAACAAGGGCCGGATCGCCAACCCCGTCGAGTACATCGAGATGCGCCGCAAGGTCGGCGGTGCGCCATGGTCGGCCGGGCTGGTCGAGCACGCCGTGGGCGCCGAGGTGCCGGCGAGGATCGCGGCGACCCGGCCGATGCGGGTGCTGAGGGACGCCTTCGCCGACGCCGTGCACCTGCGTAACGACCTGTTCTCCTACCAGCGGGAGGTCGGGGACGAGGGCGAGTTGAGCAACGGGGTGCTGGTGCTGGAGACGTTCCTGGGCTGCACCACGCAGGAGGCCGCCAACGCCGTCAACGATCTGCTCACGTCGCGGATGCAGCAGTTCGAGCACACCGCGCTCGGTGAGCTGGGGCCGATGTTCGCCGAGCACGCGATCGACCCGCTCACCGCGGCCGGCGTGCTGGCGTACGTCAAAGGGCTGCAGGACTGGCAGTCGGGCGGGCACGAGTGGCACCTGCGCTCCAGCCGCTACATGAACCAGCGGGCCAGGACCGGCCGGCCGCTGGGCATGTCGTCGATCGTCGATCTGCTGGGGGCCAAGCGGGTGCGGAACTTCACGCACGTTCCGTACCGGCGGGTGGGGCCTTCTCAGATTCCCGACCTCTACGTGCCCTTTCCGCTCCGGCTTTCACCGCACCTCGACGCCGCCCGGCGCCACACCGTGGCCTGGTGCCGGGAGATGGGCATGCTCGAAGCCCAGCCCGGAGTGGTCGGCTCGGCAGTGTGGGACGAGCAGAAGCTGATCGACTTCGATTTCCCGCTCTGCGCGGCGGGCCTGCATCCCGACGCCACCCAGGAAGGACTGGACCTGGCGTCGTTCTGGCTGAGCTGGGGCACCTACGGCGACGACTACTTCCCCGCCGTCTTCGGCAGGTCCGGCAACCTGGCCGCCGCCAAGATCGCGGTGGACCGGCTCTCGGCGTTCATGCCTCTCGACGACTCCCCCGCCCCTCCACCCGCGAGCGCGATGGAGCGTGGGCTGGCCGACGTGTGGAGACGTACGGCGGGGCCGATGCCGCTCGCGGCGCGCCGCAGGCTCCGCGAGGACGTGGAGAAGATGTGCACGGCGTGGTTGTGGGAGCTGGCCGGCGAGCTGGCCCACCACGTTCCCGACCCGGTGGACTACATGGAGATGCGCAGGCTGACCTTCGGCGCCGAGTTCACGATGGACCTGTGCCGGCTACGGCATACCAAGGGGATCCCCGAGGAGCTTCATGCGAGCGGGCCGATGCGGGCGTTGGAGAACGCGATGATGGACTGCGGCCTGCTGGTCAACGACGTCTTCTCCTACCAGAAGGAGATCGAGTTCGACGGCGAGGTGCACAACTGCATCCTGGTCGTGCAGAGCTTCTTCGACTGCGACTACTCCACGGCGCTCGCCGTCGTCAACGACCTGCTGACCTCGCGGATGCGGCAGTTCCAGCACATCGTCGAGCACGAACTGCCGATCGTGTGCGACGAATTCGATCTCGACGCCGAGGGGAGGCGGGAACTCGACGCGTTCGTGGACGAGTTGCGCAACTTGGTGACCGGCATACTCCATTGGCACCGCCACTGCGCACGCTACGACGAGCCATCGCTTCTCCGGCACAGGCAACCCGCGCCGTGGCGGCTCGGCGGACCGAACGGGCTGGGCACCTCGGCCGCGACGGCCTTCGCCGGCAGGTGA
- a CDS encoding STAS domain-containing protein yields MGGLEERLLYQDEQLKIMVRQSSAAPEAPAVSLIGEIDASNSRALAGALASCRQGTYIVVDTGKLTFIDVSGLRVLAMPTLPPSERWIRLHNVTPYQRRLLRMMGWYYEPRAHHLPI; encoded by the coding sequence GTGGGCGGTCTAGAAGAGCGGCTGCTTTACCAGGACGAGCAACTCAAGATCATGGTGCGCCAGAGTTCAGCGGCGCCCGAGGCCCCGGCCGTCTCGCTGATCGGCGAGATCGACGCCTCCAACAGTCGCGCGCTTGCCGGCGCTCTGGCGAGTTGCCGTCAGGGCACCTACATCGTCGTCGACACCGGGAAACTGACCTTTATCGACGTCTCGGGGCTGCGTGTGCTCGCCATGCCCACGCTGCCACCGTCGGAGCGCTGGATCCGGCTGCACAACGTCACGCCGTACCAGCGGCGACTGCTGCGCATGATGGGCTGGTACTACGAGCCCCGCGCCCACCACCTGCCCATTTAG
- a CDS encoding C40 family peptidase, with protein sequence MTGSIALRAALEMIGVPYSWGGGGVHGPGYGIGRGAKTKGFDCSGLAEYAYARAGVLIGSTTQEQWSSGIQVPRELIEPGDLVFYDSKPRRPGPEHVGIALDGERMVHAPYTGALVRVDPLDRPHFLGVVRPGVGRADLGV encoded by the coding sequence ATGACCGGAAGCATTGCGCTGCGCGCGGCCCTGGAAATGATCGGCGTCCCGTACTCGTGGGGCGGTGGCGGGGTGCACGGGCCCGGATACGGGATAGGGAGAGGCGCCAAGACGAAGGGGTTCGACTGCTCGGGACTCGCCGAGTACGCCTACGCGCGGGCGGGGGTGCTCATCGGATCCACGACGCAGGAACAATGGAGTTCCGGGATCCAGGTGCCGAGAGAACTGATAGAGCCGGGGGATCTGGTCTTCTACGACAGCAAGCCGCGGCGTCCCGGGCCGGAGCACGTCGGCATCGCGCTCGACGGGGAGAGAATGGTGCACGCCCCGTACACGGGGGCGCTCGTGCGGGTGGACCCGCTGGACCGGCCGCACTTCCTGGGGGTGGTGAGGCCGGGCGTCGGCCGTGCCGACCTGGGAGTCTGA
- a CDS encoding O-methyltransferase: MNDQTNDETPQPVRAALERARAAGFVYSCEPAVGRLLATLAAGVPGGGRVLEIGTGAGVGLAWLVSGLVPRADVTVTTIERDPGSTGLAAGGDWPGFVDFRTGDALELLPELGTYDLVFADAEAGKQVGLELTIAALNPRGVLVVDDMVPPPGVVWDAEFASRQDAVRRTLLGHERLAAVELAGHGSGVILATAR; this comes from the coding sequence ATGAACGACCAAACGAACGACGAGACGCCGCAGCCGGTCCGCGCCGCCCTGGAACGCGCGCGGGCGGCGGGGTTCGTGTATTCCTGCGAACCTGCCGTCGGCCGTCTGCTCGCCACCTTGGCCGCGGGCGTGCCGGGAGGTGGACGTGTGCTGGAGATCGGCACCGGCGCCGGCGTGGGGCTCGCCTGGCTGGTGAGCGGTTTGGTGCCACGCGCCGACGTGACGGTGACCACGATCGAGCGTGATCCGGGGTCTACCGGGCTGGCGGCGGGCGGCGACTGGCCCGGGTTCGTGGACTTCCGTACCGGGGACGCGCTGGAGTTGTTGCCGGAGCTGGGGACGTACGACCTGGTCTTCGCGGACGCCGAGGCGGGCAAGCAGGTGGGGCTGGAGCTCACGATCGCCGCGCTCAACCCGCGCGGCGTGCTTGTCGTCGACGACATGGTGCCGCCGCCCGGCGTGGTGTGGGACGCGGAGTTCGCGAGCAGGCAGGACGCGGTGCGGCGGACGTTGCTGGGGCATGAGCGGCTGGCCGCCGTCGAGCTGGCCGGTCACGGCTCCGGCGTCATCCTGGCGACTGCGCGGTAG
- a CDS encoding helix-turn-helix transcriptional regulator → MTEIFDSDSLQSGPTTLRLLIGAQLRRLREARGITREDAGYAIRGSHSKISRMESGRTSFKARDVADLLTLYGVTDDAERASLLALVRQANAPSWWHEYRDVIPDWFEPYLGLEHDAALIRTYEVQFVPGLLQTRDYAHAIIAQGHEHDSTEQLERRVEVRMRRQEMLAPPTRRKLWVVLDEGALRRRVGSEAIMRAQFEHLARMAEQPHITLQIFPFAAGSAIGGVGPVTMLRFAQKELDDVVYLEHLTGAQYLTRESDVRHYRHLLNELGIHAAPPAETPTLLDQLIEKL, encoded by the coding sequence ATGACCGAAATATTCGATAGCGATTCGCTCCAATCCGGGCCGACCACGCTGAGGCTCCTCATCGGCGCGCAGCTGCGCCGGCTCCGCGAAGCGCGCGGCATCACTCGCGAGGACGCCGGCTACGCCATCCGCGGCTCGCATTCCAAGATCAGCCGCATGGAGTCCGGGCGCACCAGCTTCAAGGCACGTGACGTGGCCGACCTGCTCACCCTCTACGGCGTGACCGACGACGCCGAGCGCGCGAGCCTGCTCGCCCTCGTCCGGCAGGCCAACGCACCGAGCTGGTGGCACGAATACCGCGACGTGATCCCCGACTGGTTCGAGCCGTACCTCGGGCTCGAGCACGACGCCGCGCTGATCCGTACCTATGAGGTGCAGTTCGTCCCTGGTCTGCTGCAGACCAGGGACTACGCCCATGCCATCATCGCGCAGGGCCACGAGCACGACTCCACCGAGCAGCTCGAGCGCCGGGTCGAGGTGCGGATGCGCCGCCAGGAGATGCTCGCCCCGCCCACGCGGCGCAAACTCTGGGTCGTGCTGGACGAAGGCGCGCTGCGCCGACGGGTCGGCAGTGAGGCCATCATGCGGGCGCAGTTCGAGCACCTCGCCCGGATGGCCGAGCAGCCGCACATCACCCTGCAGATCTTCCCGTTCGCCGCGGGCAGCGCCATCGGCGGCGTCGGGCCCGTCACCATGCTGCGTTTCGCGCAGAAGGAGCTGGACGACGTCGTCTACCTCGAACACCTCACCGGCGCCCAATACCTGACCAGGGAGAGCGACGTCCGGCACTACCGCCATCTGCTGAACGAGCTCGGCATCCACGCCGCACCCCCGGCCGAAACCCCGACCTTGCTGGATCAGCTCATCGAGAAGTTGTAG
- a CDS encoding MarR family winged helix-turn-helix transcriptional regulator — MSETSELLSGLALGAFRLNGQFLQIAEGLARPAGITPAWWQVLGAVLREPLPVAGIARVMGMTRQGVQRIADLLVERGLAEYRPNPAHRRAKLLQPTAAGREAIAKIAPGHQELADRLVGELGLDQARQCLEALHRLSAALDHFTDHP; from the coding sequence ATGAGCGAGACGTCGGAATTGCTGTCCGGCCTGGCGCTGGGGGCGTTCCGGCTCAACGGCCAGTTCCTCCAGATCGCGGAGGGGCTGGCCAGGCCCGCGGGGATCACACCGGCGTGGTGGCAGGTGCTCGGCGCGGTCCTGCGCGAGCCCCTGCCGGTGGCCGGGATCGCCAGGGTCATGGGGATGACCAGGCAAGGGGTGCAGCGCATCGCGGACCTGCTGGTGGAGCGGGGGCTGGCCGAATACCGCCCCAACCCGGCGCACCGCCGCGCCAAGCTGCTCCAGCCGACGGCGGCCGGCCGGGAGGCGATCGCCAAGATCGCCCCCGGGCACCAAGAGCTCGCCGACCGTCTGGTGGGTGAGCTGGGGCTGGACCAGGCGAGGCAATGCCTGGAGGCCCTCCACCGCCTCTCGGCCGCTCTGGACCACTTCACCGACCACCCCTGA
- a CDS encoding type 1 glutamine amidotransferase family protein: MKEIVHHAVYDTLADWETGHATAHLRSGRFRREPGAYEIVTVGLTTDPVVSMGGLRITPDLALDQLSPADSALLILPGADLWDAGEELAPFARKAREFLEAGVPVAAICGATAGLAREGLLDEREHTSAVVQYLEAQEGYAGAKRYLDQDAVLDGDLITAGPTEPVAFAREIFRRLDIYRPEVLDAWFRLFSRSDASAYEVLMAA; encoded by the coding sequence ATGAAGGAAATCGTTCACCACGCTGTTTACGACACGCTCGCCGACTGGGAGACCGGTCACGCCACCGCGCATCTGCGCAGCGGGCGCTTCCGGCGCGAGCCCGGCGCCTATGAGATCGTCACCGTGGGCCTGACCACAGACCCCGTCGTCAGCATGGGCGGGCTGCGCATCACCCCCGACCTCGCGCTCGACCAGCTGTCTCCGGCCGACAGTGCGCTGCTGATCCTGCCGGGGGCCGATCTGTGGGACGCGGGGGAGGAGCTGGCGCCGTTCGCACGCAAGGCCCGCGAGTTCCTGGAGGCCGGCGTGCCGGTCGCGGCCATCTGCGGCGCCACGGCCGGGCTGGCCAGGGAAGGGCTGCTGGACGAGCGCGAGCACACCAGCGCCGTCGTGCAATACCTGGAGGCGCAGGAGGGCTACGCCGGCGCCAAACGTTACCTGGACCAGGACGCGGTGCTCGACGGCGACCTCATCACGGCCGGGCCCACGGAGCCTGTCGCGTTCGCCAGGGAGATCTTCCGGCGGCTGGACATCTACCGGCCCGAGGTGCTGGACGCCTGGTTCCGGCTCTTCAGCAGGAGTGATGCCTCCGCCTACGAGGTGTTGATGGCGGCATGA
- the mads6 gene encoding methylation-associated defense system protein kinase MAD6 codes for MAEIVGGGHPVNDAERRVIAYLRDHAPSDWLLLHNIEVPRGPDVFEVDLLVLTGHSLVVVDVKGTRGRIEVSGTRWFPPRREAFGSPVAKLRGTAKALKGLLVSKATQLERVYVDSLVVLTSPDAELIDPAGRDAVNVTTLPGLLATLSDASRVRRGCSPDARPYMTAILDALNQTVRRSTAPPRFGNWEVEEQLGGDTKVTEYRAFNVTLPGSETVLLRVYQADPLADQEARAAERQRIANAYQTLARIPPHPCVVRSRDFFAIDDESRFVLVLDDVHGQALHLSLGRGARMGVIQDLLRGLAHAHANGVVHRALTPACVLVTDDGHAVLTGFDYAKPGPRNYTVAHELGNVLDAHYVAPECQARPDRMTTASDVYAAGAIAYQLLTGELPTSADAQGGPDVPEVVRRMLDHSPAKRPAAAEALHALQAPPAQESRLRRLMRRIVSGS; via the coding sequence ATGGCAGAGATCGTCGGCGGAGGACATCCGGTCAATGACGCCGAGCGGCGCGTCATCGCGTATCTGCGCGACCACGCACCCTCCGACTGGCTGCTGCTGCACAACATCGAGGTCCCGCGCGGCCCCGACGTCTTCGAGGTCGACCTGCTCGTGCTGACCGGCCACTCGCTGGTGGTCGTCGACGTCAAGGGCACCCGAGGGCGGATCGAGGTGTCGGGCACGCGGTGGTTCCCGCCGCGCAGGGAGGCGTTCGGCTCTCCTGTGGCCAAGCTGCGGGGCACGGCCAAGGCGCTGAAGGGCCTGTTGGTGTCCAAGGCCACCCAGCTCGAACGCGTCTACGTCGACAGCCTGGTCGTGCTCACCTCGCCGGACGCCGAGCTGATCGATCCGGCCGGGCGCGACGCGGTCAACGTCACGACCCTGCCCGGCCTCCTGGCGACGCTGAGCGACGCCTCGCGGGTCAGGCGCGGGTGCAGCCCGGACGCGCGGCCGTACATGACCGCGATTCTCGACGCGCTCAACCAGACCGTGCGCCGCAGCACCGCACCGCCCAGGTTCGGCAACTGGGAGGTGGAGGAGCAGCTCGGCGGCGACACCAAGGTCACCGAATACCGGGCGTTCAACGTGACGCTACCGGGCAGCGAGACCGTGCTGCTCCGCGTCTACCAGGCCGATCCTCTGGCCGATCAGGAGGCGAGGGCGGCCGAGCGGCAGCGCATCGCCAATGCTTACCAGACGCTGGCCAGGATCCCCCCGCATCCGTGCGTGGTGCGCTCGCGCGACTTCTTCGCCATCGACGACGAGAGCCGGTTCGTGCTGGTGCTCGATGACGTGCACGGGCAGGCGCTGCACCTGTCGCTGGGCCGGGGCGCCCGGATGGGCGTGATCCAGGACCTGCTGCGCGGGCTGGCGCACGCGCACGCCAACGGCGTCGTGCACCGGGCGCTCACGCCTGCCTGCGTGCTGGTCACCGACGACGGGCACGCGGTGCTGACCGGATTCGACTACGCCAAGCCGGGGCCGCGCAACTACACCGTCGCCCACGAGCTCGGCAATGTGCTGGACGCGCATTACGTGGCGCCGGAGTGCCAGGCGCGGCCCGACAGGATGACGACCGCGTCCGACGTGTACGCGGCCGGAGCGATCGCCTACCAGTTGCTCACCGGGGAGTTGCCGACGAGCGCCGACGCCCAGGGCGGCCCTGACGTCCCCGAGGTGGTGCGGCGCATGCTCGACCACTCCCCCGCCAAGCGGCCCGCCGCCGCGGAGGCGCTGCACGCCCTGCAGGCCCCGCCCGCCCAGGAGTCACGGCTCAGACGCCTGATGCGTCGCATAGTGTCCGGATCATGA
- a CDS encoding GNAT family N-acetyltransferase, protein MTIKLRAVDEDDLPFLYKLTSDPDHTGIHQWYGWQNPHRLRRRWEDDGLVGDEGGMLIITKDDDRAGFVSWRKQITSRASFSWSMGLIVAPEFRGKGYGTEAQKLIVRYLFDHSTVNRIEAATEIGNLSEQRALEKAGFTREGVLRGSGFRAGRWHDGVLYGIVRADLDGEL, encoded by the coding sequence ATGACCATCAAGCTCCGTGCCGTCGACGAGGACGACCTGCCCTTCCTCTACAAGCTCACCAGCGACCCCGACCACACCGGCATCCACCAGTGGTACGGCTGGCAGAACCCGCACCGCCTGCGCCGGCGCTGGGAGGACGACGGCCTGGTCGGCGACGAGGGCGGCATGCTGATCATCACGAAGGACGACGACCGGGCCGGCTTCGTCTCGTGGCGCAAGCAGATCACCAGCCGGGCCAGTTTCTCCTGGTCGATGGGGCTGATCGTGGCACCGGAATTCCGCGGCAAGGGCTACGGCACCGAGGCACAGAAGCTGATCGTGCGTTACCTGTTCGATCACTCGACCGTCAACAGAATCGAGGCCGCCACCGAGATCGGCAACCTCTCCGAGCAGCGGGCGCTGGAGAAGGCCGGGTTCACCCGCGAGGGCGTGCTGCGCGGGTCCGGGTTCCGCGCGGGGAGGTGGCACGACGGCGTGCTCTACGGCATCGTCCGCGCCGACCTCGACGGCGAGCTCTGA
- a CDS encoding FKBP-type peptidyl-prolyl cis-trans isomerase, which produces MRLFWPAVLMVATSCGLAEEGTQPVVTGAVGNKPVVAIPKGDPGRTSRITVVSVGSGRRTLPGDVVLADVDIRRWYGNQPYSSTYDADQPTTVVFDGRQVAETWRRSLIGHPAGSRVMLVGPAAEALGPDVPATGVAPADPLVVVFDILGGYPPDARLVGRTLPVVPADLTPAAPPRMLIDGSGREIVAGAKVVVQYVAASWPSRMVVDSSYRRGGPVAYPLRHGAVPQSWLNALVGQRVGCRMAVPSPGEQPRLYVIDVLDTITQV; this is translated from the coding sequence GTGCGCCTGTTCTGGCCTGCCGTCCTCATGGTCGCCACCTCGTGTGGTCTGGCCGAGGAGGGCACACAGCCCGTTGTCACCGGCGCGGTCGGCAACAAGCCGGTCGTCGCCATCCCCAAGGGTGATCCGGGACGCACGTCGCGGATCACGGTGGTGTCGGTGGGGAGTGGGCGGCGTACGTTGCCTGGGGACGTGGTGCTCGCCGACGTGGACATCCGGCGCTGGTACGGCAATCAGCCGTATTCCAGCACGTACGACGCCGACCAGCCCACCACGGTGGTCTTCGACGGCAGGCAGGTGGCGGAGACCTGGCGGCGCTCGCTCATCGGCCACCCGGCGGGCAGCCGGGTCATGCTGGTCGGCCCGGCCGCCGAGGCACTGGGGCCCGACGTGCCGGCGACCGGCGTCGCACCCGCGGACCCGCTCGTGGTGGTCTTCGACATCCTGGGCGGATACCCGCCCGACGCCCGCCTGGTCGGCCGGACGCTGCCGGTCGTCCCCGCCGACCTCACGCCCGCCGCGCCGCCCCGCATGCTCATCGACGGCTCCGGGCGGGAGATCGTGGCCGGCGCGAAGGTGGTCGTCCAATACGTGGCCGCGTCCTGGCCGTCCCGCATGGTCGTGGACTCCTCCTACCGGCGGGGCGGACCGGTCGCGTACCCGCTGAGGCACGGGGCGGTGCCTCAGTCCTGGCTCAACGCGCTGGTCGGGCAGCGGGTCGGCTGCCGCATGGCGGTGCCGTCCCCGGGTGAGCAGCCCCGGCTGTACGTCATCGACGTCCTGGACACCATCACCCAGGTGTAG
- a CDS encoding DUF2293 domain-containing protein, producing the protein MSKPNLARRVADAAEIALTTRKYVTFIDVVTGLRWLHSRHVDTWRQGRVATLAELADVDEDRLLATVALLKEWALARGLKPVDTPYVAGTRDRRELRFTARHPQEPFRVHWVSPDLGEARLRRLTERQSKAPDLVAVAPLNDWTCAGCGDTGPYLIMEEAQPHCLTCADMDHLVFLPAGNAALSRRAKQESGLSAVVMQFNRRRKIYQRLGLLVEQAALDAAEERCLADEEVRLRRRERDRVRRAEQDVEFQARMAAEIARLFPGCPPARAREIAEHAGQRGSGRVGRSAAAKALDENAITLAVIASIRHLDTDYDSLLMSGVPRMEARDLIRDAIEGKLEEFRRRA; encoded by the coding sequence GTGAGCAAGCCCAACTTGGCGCGTAGAGTCGCCGACGCGGCCGAGATCGCGCTGACCACCCGCAAGTACGTGACGTTCATCGACGTGGTCACGGGCCTGCGCTGGCTGCACTCCAGGCACGTGGACACCTGGCGGCAGGGCCGGGTGGCCACGCTGGCCGAGCTGGCGGACGTGGACGAGGACCGCCTGCTCGCCACGGTGGCGCTGCTGAAGGAGTGGGCCCTGGCCAGAGGGCTCAAGCCGGTGGACACCCCGTACGTGGCGGGCACCCGCGACCGTCGCGAGCTGCGGTTCACCGCCCGCCACCCCCAGGAGCCGTTCCGCGTCCACTGGGTCTCCCCCGACCTCGGCGAGGCGAGGCTGCGCCGCCTCACCGAGCGGCAGAGCAAGGCGCCCGACCTGGTGGCGGTGGCCCCGCTGAACGACTGGACGTGCGCGGGTTGCGGCGACACCGGCCCCTACCTGATCATGGAGGAGGCTCAGCCGCACTGCCTGACCTGCGCCGACATGGACCATCTCGTGTTCCTCCCGGCCGGCAACGCGGCGCTCAGCCGCCGCGCCAAGCAGGAGAGCGGCCTTTCGGCCGTGGTGATGCAGTTCAACCGGCGACGCAAGATCTACCAGCGCCTCGGCCTGCTGGTCGAGCAGGCGGCCCTGGACGCGGCCGAGGAACGGTGCCTGGCCGACGAGGAGGTGCGCCTGCGCCGCCGTGAGCGCGATCGGGTCCGCAGGGCCGAGCAGGACGTCGAGTTCCAGGCCCGCATGGCGGCCGAGATCGCCCGGCTGTTCCCCGGCTGCCCGCCGGCGCGGGCGCGCGAGATCGCCGAGCATGCCGGGCAGCGCGGCAGCGGCAGGGTGGGCCGGTCGGCGGCGGCCAAGGCGCTCGACGAGAACGCGATCACGCTGGCCGTGATCGCCTCCATCAGACACCTCGACACCGACTACGACAGCCTGCTGATGTCGGGCGTGCCCCGGATGGAGGCCCGGGACCTGATCAGGGACGCCATCGAAGGGAAGCTGGAGGAGTTCCGCCGCCGCGCTTAG
- the kynU gene encoding kynureninase codes for MIDRDHCLALDAGDPLRAFRDEFVLPEGVVYLVGNSLGALPRHAAERVRRAVQDEWGGQLVGGWNQAGWYGQPLTVGDRLAPLIGAGPGQVVVGNTTSIAIYQAVAAALRLRPERRVIVSDVQNFPTDHYMVQGLAGLLGGYEIRDFAAGRFDDAAVVLLSEVDYRTGARHDVPSITARVQEAGALMVWDLCHSVGAMEVDVSEADFALGCTYKYLNAGPGAPAFLYVNPRHHATAENVLSGWHGHAEPFAFEPDYRPAEGIRRFAVGTPHVLSFAALEAALDVWERVPMDQVRAKSMALTSLFVELVGDALELVSPADPAARGSQVSLRHADGYPIMRALIDRGVHGDFRAPDVLRFGFAPLYIRYADVYDAAVTLREVLDRELWRDEKYAQRLAVT; via the coding sequence GTGATAGACCGCGACCACTGTCTCGCCCTCGACGCCGGCGACCCGCTGCGTGCGTTCCGGGACGAGTTCGTGCTTCCGGAAGGCGTCGTCTACCTCGTGGGCAACTCGCTCGGCGCGTTGCCCCGCCACGCCGCCGAGCGGGTGCGGCGCGCCGTCCAGGACGAGTGGGGCGGGCAACTGGTCGGCGGCTGGAACCAGGCCGGCTGGTATGGCCAGCCGCTGACCGTCGGCGACCGGCTGGCCCCGCTGATCGGCGCGGGCCCCGGCCAGGTCGTGGTGGGCAACACGACCTCGATTGCGATCTACCAGGCGGTGGCGGCCGCGCTGCGGCTGCGTCCCGAGCGCCGGGTGATCGTCTCCGACGTCCAGAACTTCCCCACCGACCACTACATGGTGCAAGGGCTGGCCGGACTGCTCGGCGGCTACGAGATCCGCGACTTCGCGGCCGGGCGTTTCGACGACGCGGCCGTGGTGCTGCTGTCGGAGGTGGACTACCGGACCGGTGCGCGCCACGACGTGCCCTCGATCACCGCCCGCGTGCAGGAGGCCGGGGCGCTCATGGTCTGGGACCTGTGCCACAGCGTGGGCGCCATGGAGGTGGACGTGTCCGAGGCGGATTTCGCGCTCGGATGCACGTACAAGTACCTGAACGCCGGTCCCGGCGCGCCCGCGTTCCTCTACGTCAACCCGCGCCACCACGCCACCGCCGAGAACGTGTTGTCGGGCTGGCACGGGCACGCCGAGCCGTTCGCGTTCGAGCCCGATTACCGCCCGGCCGAGGGGATCAGGCGGTTCGCGGTGGGCACCCCGCATGTGTTGTCGTTCGCGGCGCTGGAGGCGGCCCTGGACGTGTGGGAGCGCGTGCCGATGGACCAGGTTCGCGCCAAGAGCATGGCGTTGACGTCGCTCTTCGTCGAGCTCGTCGGCGACGCGCTGGAGCTGGTCTCGCCTGCCGACCCCGCCGCGCGGGGCAGCCAGGTGAGCCTGCGCCACGCCGACGGCTACCCGATCATGCGGGCGCTGATCGACCGGGGCGTGCACGGGGACTTCCGGGCGCCGGACGTGCTCAGGTTCGGCTTCGCGCCGCTGTACATCCGCTACGCCGACGTCTACGACGCGGCCGTCACGCTCCGGGAGGTGCTGGATCGGGAGCTCTGGCGGGACGAGAAGTACGCCCAGCGGCTGGCCGTCACCTAA